The Wolbachia endosymbiont of Ctenocephalides felis wCfeT genome includes a region encoding these proteins:
- a CDS encoding aspartate carbamoyltransferase catalytic subunit, which yields MSRKKSLLSISDLTISDIESIIKLANQYLNKEVTDNNILENKTVINLFFEDSTRTLASFEIAAKSLGANVLTIPIKSSSINKGEDLKDMIKTLNAMNPDYIIVRHKNSGIFNVLAQYIDCVLINAGDGSREHPTQALADYFVISNHKKQIEGLKVVICGDILHSRVAKSNIRLLEMFGAEIRLVAPPTLTCKYFPEVHYSLIVGIKDADVIMLLRLQKERMNNSYFIPSEKEYFYLYGLDSHKLSYAKPDAIVMHPGPVNRGVEISDEIADSIILQQVECGLAVRKAILRYYLG from the coding sequence ATGAGTAGGAAAAAAAGTTTATTGAGTATTTCAGATCTTACAATCAGCGATATAGAAAGTATAATAAAATTAGCTAATCAGTACTTAAATAAAGAAGTTACGGATAATAATATCTTAGAAAATAAGACAGTAATAAACCTATTCTTTGAAGATTCAACGCGCACTCTTGCCTCTTTTGAAATAGCGGCAAAAAGCCTTGGAGCAAATGTTTTAACTATACCAATCAAATCTTCTTCGATTAATAAAGGAGAGGACTTAAAGGATATGATCAAAACATTAAATGCGATGAATCCTGATTATATAATAGTCAGACATAAAAATAGCGGGATTTTCAACGTTTTGGCTCAGTATATTGACTGTGTATTAATCAATGCAGGTGATGGAAGTCGCGAACATCCAACGCAGGCACTTGCAGATTATTTTGTAATCAGTAATCATAAAAAGCAAATAGAAGGCCTTAAAGTTGTTATATGTGGCGATATTTTGCACAGTAGAGTTGCAAAATCAAATATTAGATTGCTAGAGATGTTCGGAGCAGAAATACGTTTAGTTGCGCCTCCAACTTTAACTTGTAAGTATTTTCCTGAAGTGCATTATTCGTTAATTGTAGGCATAAAAGATGCTGATGTGATCATGCTTCTCAGGCTGCAGAAAGAGCGCATGAATAATAGTTATTTTATCCCATCAGAAAAAGAGTATTTTTACCTATATGGGCTTGATTCACATAAGCTCTCGTATGCGAAGCCAGATGCGATTGTTATGCACCCTGGGCCAGTAAATAGAGGAGTAGAAATTAGCGATGAAATAGCAGATAGCATAATTTTACAGCAAGTGGAATGCGGGCTTGCAGTACGTAAGGCAATTTTGCGTTATTATCTTGGATAA
- the pheT gene encoding phenylalanine--tRNA ligase subunit beta, whose translation MKFTLSWLLEHLDTNASLEEITDKLTHIGLEVESVTDNSSLTGFVVAEVLEVAPHPNADKLQLCKVNDGNKILQIVCGANNVREGMKTILASLGSTLPNSDFTIKSTKIRGILSEGMLCSASELSLTKEESEGIMELSDDYEIGDRFFNCDPVIDINVTPNRGDCLGVYGIARDLAATGIGTLNTLYIPQLTSSITSPINVKITDGESFISGTYIANVKNKESLKWLKDKLESIGMRSISTIVDITNYIMISFGRPLHAYDADKIEGELVVRKANDGEKFTALSSKEYLLNESISVISDNKNTHGIAGIIGGQFSECTIDTTNVFLESAWFDPISIAKSSRQLNISTESSYRFTRSVDHEFTLNGLAIATQMILDLCGGEASSVVSAGNVSKPVFVIPKDTDSSVKHWNDIKIDFDYQDVSKFGSVSISPDEIFNILDKLGFKIDKRAENNWNVQVPSWRPDVTTPIDLVEEITRIHGYDKIKEEPLIGSFKAETNAYDDLRALMISRGFHEVITWSFMSESVAEKFGYSGKLFIIDNPFNNNFNIMRPSIIPNLLQVAADNISHGASDLAIFEIGPIYDSCSNQSKYVLSGVRTGNNLPRNHYNTDREADIFDAKADFIAALEYFNIKYDSLVLGRAEKEYYHPGKSGIFSFKDKTIGCFGELHPNILDSFDIKQKTIGFEIILENIENLPINKKKFTDYRYQSVKRDFAFIVSKDVKVGSVINDIKMSSELITEVLVFDIYQGSNIEPHQMSIALSVTFCSPTHTLTEEEIQKESSIIVDLVCKNTEGTLRSVNNA comes from the coding sequence ATGAAATTTACATTATCCTGGTTATTGGAGCATTTAGATACCAATGCAAGTTTAGAAGAAATTACTGATAAGCTAACTCACATAGGGTTAGAAGTAGAAAGTGTCACTGATAATTCTAGTTTAACTGGATTTGTTGTTGCAGAGGTGTTAGAGGTAGCACCGCATCCCAATGCTGATAAGTTACAGTTATGCAAAGTAAATGATGGAAATAAAATTCTACAGATAGTTTGTGGAGCAAATAATGTTAGAGAAGGCATGAAAACAATACTTGCTTCTCTTGGCAGCACTTTACCAAATAGCGACTTCACAATCAAATCTACAAAGATTCGTGGAATATTAAGTGAAGGAATGCTCTGCTCTGCATCTGAACTTTCGCTAACCAAAGAGGAAAGTGAAGGAATAATGGAACTTTCAGACGATTATGAAATAGGAGATAGGTTTTTTAACTGTGATCCTGTGATTGATATAAATGTTACTCCAAATCGTGGAGATTGTTTGGGTGTGTATGGTATCGCTCGTGATTTAGCTGCAACTGGAATTGGAACACTGAATACTTTATACATTCCGCAGCTTACCAGCTCTATAACTTCACCGATTAATGTAAAAATAACCGATGGAGAAAGCTTTATTAGTGGCACATATATCGCCAATGTAAAAAATAAAGAAAGCCTAAAATGGCTAAAAGATAAATTGGAGTCGATAGGGATGCGTTCTATTTCTACAATAGTAGATATTACTAATTATATTATGATATCTTTTGGCCGCCCATTGCATGCATATGATGCAGATAAAATAGAAGGAGAACTTGTAGTAAGAAAAGCAAATGACGGGGAAAAGTTTACTGCCTTGAGTAGTAAGGAATATCTATTAAATGAAAGTATAAGCGTTATTTCCGACAACAAAAATACTCATGGAATTGCTGGAATTATAGGTGGGCAATTCAGTGAATGTACTATTGATACTACTAATGTCTTTTTGGAATCTGCATGGTTTGATCCTATATCTATTGCAAAATCTTCAAGGCAACTAAATATTTCTACGGAATCTAGTTATAGATTTACACGTTCAGTTGATCATGAATTTACTCTGAATGGGCTCGCTATTGCCACTCAAATGATTTTAGATTTATGTGGTGGAGAAGCTTCAAGTGTGGTTTCTGCTGGTAATGTCAGCAAGCCTGTGTTTGTCATCCCAAAAGATACGGATTCCAGCGTTAAGCACTGGAATGACATTAAAATAGACTTCGATTATCAAGATGTAAGCAAATTTGGAAGCGTATCTATATCACCCGATGAGATATTTAATATCTTAGATAAATTAGGATTTAAAATTGATAAAAGGGCTGAAAATAATTGGAACGTTCAAGTTCCTAGCTGGAGGCCAGATGTTACTACACCAATTGATTTGGTTGAAGAAATAACAAGAATACATGGATATGATAAAATAAAAGAAGAGCCACTAATAGGCAGTTTTAAAGCAGAAACCAATGCGTACGACGACTTGCGTGCTTTAATGATAAGCAGAGGTTTTCATGAGGTGATAACTTGGTCATTTATGAGCGAGTCCGTAGCCGAAAAATTTGGTTACTCAGGTAAACTATTTATTATTGATAATCCATTTAATAATAATTTTAACATAATGAGACCAAGCATTATACCAAACTTGCTGCAAGTTGCTGCCGATAACATCTCTCATGGAGCGTCTGATCTTGCAATTTTCGAGATTGGACCAATTTATGATAGTTGTTCTAATCAATCTAAATACGTTTTAAGCGGGGTTAGAACAGGAAATAATCTGCCACGAAATCATTACAATACGGATAGAGAAGCAGATATTTTTGACGCAAAAGCTGATTTTATAGCAGCCTTAGAATATTTTAATATTAAATACGATAGCTTAGTCCTAGGAAGAGCAGAAAAAGAATATTATCATCCAGGAAAATCGGGAATTTTTTCTTTTAAAGATAAAACAATAGGTTGTTTCGGAGAATTACATCCAAACATACTAGACTCTTTTGATATCAAACAAAAAACTATAGGTTTTGAGATAATATTAGAAAATATTGAAAACTTACCTATTAATAAAAAGAAATTTACTGACTACAGATATCAAAGTGTGAAGCGTGATTTTGCATTTATTGTAAGTAAAGATGTAAAAGTAGGAAGTGTAATTAATGATATAAAAATGAGCTCAGAACTTATCACAGAAGTGTTAGTATTCGATATTTATCAAGGGAGTAACATAGAACCTCACCAAATGTCCATAGCTCTTTCGGTTACTTTCTGCTCTCCTACCCACACTTTGACTGAAGAAGAAATTCAGAAAGAGTCAAGCATTATAGTTGATCTAGTATGTAAAAACACTGAAGGAACTTTGAGATCTGTCAATAACGCATAA
- a CDS encoding ATP-binding protein, whose product MSKRYVDSKKENRIDFILRNYGMSIIMMVAIMLLPPVIISILYSFDIHDPHTNIEINLLVTTLMTLFIIYNIKRYRYLLNTIEFQNAIFANALNHNTEFCLILHKDEGIIYADARFYERFKDHIDDEVTLSKILAAGEVSEKDKKALYVALKNNSSVQMRISLNKKNMTSDFLLLCEPVPDNPQITTSNFNLSLAPIARPHGYFVLKATQINKEQVYEELVEKHNIGTYIANTKGGIISANKSFLDIFELKRIEKSSSINDFISQSKYNDTEAGSETLFVTASGIPFKAYMSTAMFRDKYNHNYIHGFVTPVESNIVDYQLHPCFANASIAIAQCDRNGNFVKKNTALIKFAGLNKNSIFTLVSESYHAKIREYFLSNRINNASFDVQLSDNNDVKIYFNKFLHNKIIFILCYFLDNTEHKNLEIKLEHYQKMQAIGQLAGGIAHDFNNILTGIIGFCDLLLLQHSAGDPSFGDIIQIQQNAKRGSNLVKQLLAFSRRQTMQPKIIDINGTIASLCEMIKRLIGENIKFTTYYDRDLGAVRADQGQLEQVIINLAVNASSAMEKGGELTIRTFNQKIDSLNSTPKDMLSPDKESIEHGNYVVIEVIDTGCGMEKDVINKIFDPFFSTRDISSGTGLGLSTVYGIIKQTEGYIYVSSKVNYGTKFSIFLPMVYTLEESDIEESSEAIEKPTISKVRSTGTILLIEDEDSVREFTTKALKRKGFNVIEASVGSRALEIISKKSQHIDIIITDVIMPEFSGPEIVKKALVLRPNVNVIFISGYTEDAFLKNDDINIADFHFLPKPFTLNELGNKVQSVLQEVKKIA is encoded by the coding sequence ATGAGCAAAAGATACGTAGATAGCAAGAAAGAAAATAGGATTGATTTCATCTTGAGAAATTATGGAATGTCAATCATCATGATGGTAGCTATAATGCTATTGCCACCAGTAATAATATCAATTCTCTACTCTTTTGATATACATGATCCACATACCAATATAGAGATTAACCTACTGGTAACCACTCTAATGACTCTTTTCATAATATACAACATAAAACGCTATAGGTACCTACTCAACACTATAGAATTTCAAAATGCAATATTTGCAAATGCACTAAACCACAATACGGAGTTTTGTCTTATTTTACATAAAGATGAAGGTATTATATATGCTGATGCAAGATTTTATGAAAGATTCAAAGATCATATAGATGATGAAGTTACACTAAGTAAGATTCTTGCAGCTGGAGAGGTTTCTGAAAAAGACAAAAAAGCACTTTATGTTGCTCTAAAAAATAACTCCTCTGTACAGATGCGTATTTCACTAAACAAAAAAAATATGACATCTGACTTCCTTTTACTTTGTGAGCCGGTACCAGACAATCCACAAATTACCACAAGTAATTTTAATCTGTCATTAGCACCAATAGCGCGACCACATGGATACTTTGTATTAAAAGCAACGCAGATAAACAAGGAGCAAGTTTATGAAGAATTGGTAGAAAAGCATAATATAGGAACCTACATTGCAAACACTAAAGGAGGGATTATCTCTGCAAATAAAAGCTTTTTGGATATATTCGAGCTAAAAAGAATTGAAAAAAGCAGCTCAATCAATGATTTTATATCTCAATCTAAATACAATGACACAGAAGCTGGCAGTGAAACTCTATTTGTTACTGCAAGTGGTATTCCCTTTAAAGCGTACATGAGTACCGCTATGTTCCGTGATAAATATAATCACAACTATATACATGGCTTTGTAACACCTGTTGAATCAAACATAGTTGATTATCAATTGCACCCCTGCTTTGCAAATGCATCAATTGCAATTGCACAGTGTGATAGAAATGGTAACTTCGTAAAGAAAAACACAGCATTAATAAAATTTGCGGGATTGAACAAGAATTCAATCTTCACATTAGTGTCAGAAAGCTACCATGCCAAAATTCGTGAATATTTCTTGAGTAATCGGATAAATAATGCATCTTTTGATGTACAACTTAGTGACAACAACGATGTAAAAATATATTTCAATAAATTTCTTCACAATAAAATAATATTCATACTTTGTTATTTTCTTGATAACACCGAACATAAAAATTTAGAGATTAAGCTTGAGCATTACCAAAAAATGCAAGCCATCGGCCAATTGGCAGGTGGTATTGCACACGATTTTAATAATATATTAACTGGAATAATAGGCTTTTGCGATTTACTTTTGCTTCAACACTCAGCCGGCGATCCATCTTTTGGGGATATAATACAAATACAACAGAACGCAAAACGTGGATCAAATTTAGTGAAGCAACTACTTGCCTTTTCAAGAAGACAAACCATGCAGCCAAAGATTATTGATATAAATGGTACGATAGCTAGTCTTTGCGAAATGATAAAAAGATTAATAGGTGAAAATATAAAATTTACTACTTATTATGATCGAGACTTAGGTGCTGTAAGGGCTGATCAAGGACAGTTGGAGCAGGTTATAATTAACTTAGCAGTTAATGCTAGCTCTGCTATGGAAAAAGGTGGAGAGCTAACTATACGAACCTTTAATCAAAAGATTGATTCGCTAAATTCTACGCCTAAGGACATGCTTTCTCCTGACAAAGAATCAATTGAGCATGGAAATTATGTAGTGATTGAAGTGATAGATACTGGGTGCGGTATGGAAAAGGATGTAATTAACAAAATCTTCGATCCATTTTTTTCTACCAGAGATATTAGCTCTGGTACAGGTCTTGGCCTTTCTACTGTATATGGAATTATTAAACAAACTGAAGGATATATTTACGTTTCTAGTAAAGTAAATTACGGAACTAAATTCAGCATATTTTTACCTATGGTCTACACATTAGAAGAAAGTGATATAGAAGAAAGTAGTGAAGCAATAGAAAAGCCAACAATAAGTAAAGTAAGAAGCACTGGTACAATCTTGTTGATCGAAGATGAGGATTCAGTAAGGGAATTCACCACCAAGGCACTAAAAAGAAAAGGGTTTAATGTGATAGAGGCGAGCGTAGGAAGTCGGGCATTAGAGATAATTAGTAAAAAGAGCCAGCACATAGATATAATAATTACTGATGTGATCATGCCGGAATTTAGCGGTCCAGAAATAGTTAAAAAAGCTCTAGTTCTTAGGCCAAATGTAAATGTTATTTTTATTTCCGGATATACAGAAGACGCTTTTTTAAAGAACGATGACATAAACATAGCTGACTTTCACTTTTTACCTAAACCATTTACTTTAAATGAGTTAGGAAACAAGGTTCAAAGTGTGTTACAGGAAGTAAAGAAAATAGCTTAA
- a CDS encoding ribonuclease D, whose translation MSIFLHKNDLPIDVVPDSVSSVAVDTEAMGLLHARDRLCLVQLAFNDGNAHLIQFKDDYTATNLKKILADKNITKIFHFARFDISIIRYYLETWALPCYCTKIASRLARTYTDSHSLKELCQELLGTKLNKQHQSSDWGSENLTDKQKSYAASDVLYLHKIKEKLDLMLERENRKELAQKCFEFLPVRIELDLMGWNNMDIFNYHM comes from the coding sequence ATGAGTATATTTTTACACAAAAATGACTTGCCAATTGATGTGGTGCCAGATAGCGTAAGTTCCGTAGCTGTTGACACTGAAGCAATGGGTCTGCTTCATGCAAGAGATAGATTGTGCCTTGTTCAGCTTGCCTTTAATGACGGTAATGCTCACTTAATCCAGTTTAAAGACGATTACACAGCCACGAATTTAAAAAAGATATTGGCAGATAAAAATATAACCAAGATATTTCATTTTGCACGATTTGATATTAGCATAATACGCTATTACTTAGAAACTTGGGCACTGCCATGCTATTGTACAAAAATAGCTTCACGTTTAGCGCGTACTTACACAGATAGTCATAGTTTAAAAGAATTGTGCCAGGAGTTGCTTGGCACGAAGCTAAACAAGCAACATCAGTCTTCTGATTGGGGAAGTGAAAATTTAACAGATAAACAGAAGAGTTATGCTGCATCTGATGTTTTGTACCTTCACAAGATAAAGGAAAAGCTGGATCTAATGTTAGAACGTGAAAACAGAAAGGAATTGGCGCAAAAATGTTTTGAATTCCTTCCAGTGCGTATCGAATTAGATTTAATGGGGTGGAATAATATGGATATTTTTAACTACCATATGTAA
- a CDS encoding RluA family pseudouridine synthase has product MPDKIRTILVEDNDVRLDRYIRRVFPNLKQSVIEKSLRKGLIKVDDCKAKSSDRVNPGQTITLKYLDYIEDINSERKYNEKLITLLRSNILYEDEYILAINKHSGVIVQGGVKVKISISDLLDQIREGETFKIVHRLDRDTSGVIIFARNASIARYLMEEFKERRIKKIYLALTSGVPSKDRGVINYPLIKKYISGQEKVIVDENSPNKATTHFSIISKLEHNVTYLKLQPITGRTHQLRAHLAHINCPILGDGKYGGKKAFVDGVVNQIHLHSYSLSLRLPNGKEVTITAPLSEHIKQSIDTLGKPIVSIQPGGKIKSRQGMLKR; this is encoded by the coding sequence ATGCCAGATAAAATAAGAACTATATTAGTAGAAGACAACGACGTTAGGTTGGATAGGTACATAAGGAGAGTTTTTCCTAATCTAAAACAATCTGTAATTGAAAAATCTTTAAGAAAAGGATTAATCAAAGTTGATGACTGCAAAGCAAAATCTAGCGATAGGGTGAATCCTGGGCAAACCATAACGCTGAAGTATTTGGATTATATTGAAGATATTAATTCTGAGCGTAAATATAATGAAAAACTAATAACATTATTAAGAAGTAACATATTATATGAAGATGAATACATATTAGCGATCAACAAACACTCGGGAGTAATCGTTCAAGGTGGAGTGAAGGTGAAGATTAGCATTAGTGATTTACTCGACCAAATAAGAGAAGGAGAAACATTTAAAATTGTCCATAGATTAGATCGTGATACTAGTGGAGTGATAATATTTGCGCGTAATGCAAGCATTGCAAGATATCTTATGGAGGAATTTAAAGAACGAAGAATAAAAAAAATTTACCTAGCACTAACATCTGGTGTACCAAGTAAAGACAGAGGTGTGATAAATTATCCATTAATAAAAAAATATATTTCCGGTCAAGAGAAAGTTATCGTTGATGAGAATTCCCCCAATAAAGCTACTACACATTTCTCAATTATATCGAAATTAGAACATAATGTTACTTATCTAAAATTACAACCAATTACTGGCAGAACCCATCAGTTACGTGCACATTTGGCTCACATAAATTGTCCAATTCTTGGTGACGGGAAATATGGTGGTAAAAAAGCTTTTGTGGATGGGGTGGTAAATCAAATTCACTTGCATTCTTATTCTTTATCTTTAAGGTTACCAAATGGCAAAGAGGTTACCATTACCGCTCCTCTTTCTGAGCATATCAAGCAGTCTATTGATACATTAGGCAAGCCTATAGTATCCATTCAGCCGGGCGGTAAAATAAAGAGTAGACAAGGAATGCTAAAAAGGTAA
- the trxA gene encoding thioredoxin has translation MSDDITKVNDKNFKSEVADHKGFILIDFWAEWCGPCRAIMPHIERLAKDKKGKIKVCKFNIDEGTEMPSKYVVQSIPTLIILKDGKEIARKIGAISDLSSWVDGEISK, from the coding sequence ATGAGTGATGATATTACAAAGGTAAATGATAAAAACTTTAAATCAGAGGTTGCTGATCATAAAGGATTCATACTTATAGATTTTTGGGCAGAATGGTGTGGACCTTGCAGAGCTATAATGCCGCACATTGAGCGGCTAGCAAAGGATAAAAAAGGTAAGATAAAGGTTTGCAAATTTAATATAGATGAAGGAACCGAAATGCCAAGCAAATATGTGGTTCAATCTATACCTACCCTAATAATATTGAAAGATGGCAAGGAAATTGCACGCAAAATTGGTGCAATAAGTGATTTATCAAGTTGGGTTGATGGCGAAATAAGCAAGTAG
- the hemF gene encoding oxygen-dependent coproporphyrinogen oxidase translates to MERQKIQTFEWFCSLRDKIVESFLSIERQSLKEPKIERRKWDRPGGGGGESTVIYGNIFEKVGVNISKVYGKFAGSVIDEVPGASESGGEFWASGISLVSHMQSPLIPAAHMNTRLIYTSKQWFGGGMDFTPIYNNEKDCQYIHQSIKRACDKFDTEYYPRFKEQCDNYFFLQHRKEPRGIGGIFYDNLNSGNWKSDFEFTKAVGKAFLEIYLHVIHEHMSKPWTKEQREAQLIKRGRYVEFNLLYDRGTRFGLMTDGNPDAIMMSMPPLVKWL, encoded by the coding sequence ATGGAAAGGCAAAAAATACAAACTTTTGAGTGGTTTTGTTCGTTAAGAGACAAGATAGTAGAATCTTTCTTATCGATCGAAAGGCAGTCGCTTAAAGAGCCAAAAATTGAAAGAAGAAAGTGGGATCGTCCAGGTGGTGGTGGAGGTGAATCTACAGTTATTTATGGCAATATCTTTGAAAAAGTAGGAGTAAACATTTCAAAAGTATATGGAAAATTCGCAGGTTCAGTAATAGATGAAGTTCCTGGTGCAAGTGAAAGCGGTGGAGAATTTTGGGCTAGCGGTATATCTTTAGTGTCCCATATGCAATCACCTCTTATTCCTGCAGCTCACATGAATACGAGGCTGATATACACCTCAAAACAGTGGTTTGGTGGAGGAATGGATTTTACACCAATATATAACAATGAAAAGGATTGTCAATACATTCATCAATCAATTAAAAGAGCATGTGACAAGTTTGATACTGAATATTATCCAAGATTTAAAGAGCAATGCGATAACTACTTTTTTTTGCAGCACAGAAAAGAACCTCGAGGAATAGGTGGAATTTTTTATGACAACCTAAATTCTGGTAACTGGAAAAGTGATTTTGAGTTTACAAAAGCAGTAGGCAAGGCGTTCTTAGAGATTTACTTGCATGTTATACACGAACATATGAGCAAACCATGGACAAAGGAACAACGAGAAGCCCAACTAATAAAGCGTGGTAGATATGTGGAGTTTAACCTGCTTTACGATCGCGGTACGAGATTTGGCTTAATGACTGATGGCAATCCTGATGCAATTATGATGTCCATGCCGCCACTTGTGAAGTGGTTATAA
- the fabG gene encoding 3-oxoacyl-[acyl-carrier-protein] reductase: protein MFRLDNRKFLITGASGGIGQAIVKIMHDAGAILCISGTRRDVLEKVAEQYEKNIHVLPCDLSNTDEVNQLVSNACEIMEGFDGLICNAGITQDGLFLRMTDEAWQKVIDINLTSTFKLNREACKKLIKNNWGRIINISSIIGLTGNAGQANYAASKAGMMAMSKSVAKEVANRGVTVNCIAPGFIDTKMTEVLGDEQKEKILINIPMKRMGTGEEIAAGVLFLASDEAKYITGHVLNINGGLFM, encoded by the coding sequence ATGTTCAGGTTGGATAATAGAAAGTTTTTAATTACCGGTGCATCAGGTGGAATAGGGCAGGCAATTGTCAAGATTATGCACGATGCTGGAGCGATTTTATGTATTTCCGGCACAAGAAGGGATGTGCTTGAGAAAGTTGCTGAGCAATATGAAAAAAATATACATGTGTTACCTTGTGATTTATCAAATACCGATGAGGTAAATCAACTAGTCAGCAATGCATGTGAAATCATGGAAGGGTTTGATGGGTTAATATGCAATGCTGGTATTACACAGGATGGTTTATTTTTAAGGATGACAGATGAAGCATGGCAAAAAGTGATTGATATTAATTTAACTTCTACATTTAAGCTCAATAGAGAGGCATGTAAAAAATTAATTAAGAATAATTGGGGAAGGATTATCAATATTTCTTCTATAATAGGGTTAACAGGAAATGCGGGGCAAGCAAATTATGCAGCTTCTAAGGCTGGAATGATGGCTATGAGTAAGTCTGTGGCAAAAGAAGTCGCAAATCGTGGTGTCACTGTAAATTGTATTGCTCCTGGGTTTATTGACACTAAAATGACCGAAGTATTAGGTGATGAACAAAAGGAAAAAATATTAATCAACATTCCAATGAAAAGAATGGGTACGGGAGAAGAAATAGCTGCAGGAGTATTATTTCTGGCAAGCGATGAAGCAAAGTATATAACAGGGCATGTACTAAATATCAATGGTGGATTGTTTATGTAA
- a CDS encoding pyruvate dehydrogenase complex dihydrolipoamide acetyltransferase, translated as MPIEILMPALSPTMSKTGGKIVKWHKKEQDKVEVGDVIAEIETDKAIMEFESVDEGIVGKILVSEGTSGVPVNQPIALMLEEGEDSSVLDGYTTTSAGNAEADESGLSFQRATLESSKEKKESIPVSATQMTEDYAENRAKISPLAKKIAQDKQVDIKQLKGTGPYGRIIKADVLESLGNSGLGNGKSCERFEEDRVIEVSSMRQVIAQCLVESKQNVPHFYLTVDCMVDKLISCKNDINSASEGSKVTINDLVIKAVALSMAKFPEVNSSWIDDKILQYSNIDISIAVALDDGLITPIVKSADKKGILSISREVKDLVSRAKSGKLKPEEFQGGGFTISNLGMFGIKTFSAIINPPQSCIIAVGASQKQPVVIDGEIGVAEIMTVTLSVDHRTIDGALGAKFLNAFKSYIENPVSMLIEGSVGLL; from the coding sequence ATGCCTATAGAAATATTAATGCCTGCTCTTTCTCCTACAATGAGTAAAACTGGAGGGAAAATTGTCAAATGGCATAAAAAAGAACAGGACAAAGTTGAAGTAGGTGATGTAATTGCTGAAATAGAGACTGACAAGGCTATAATGGAGTTCGAGTCTGTAGATGAAGGTATTGTAGGCAAAATTTTAGTATCAGAAGGAACAAGTGGTGTGCCTGTTAATCAACCTATAGCTTTAATGCTTGAAGAAGGGGAAGATAGCAGTGTACTTGATGGCTATACCACAACTTCTGCTGGTAATGCTGAAGCTGATGAATCTGGATTGTCGTTCCAGCGCGCGACGCTGGAATCCAGTAAAGAAAAAAAAGAATCAATCCCAGTGTCAGCTACTCAGATGACAGAGGATTATGCAGAAAACAGGGCAAAAATAAGCCCTTTAGCTAAAAAAATTGCTCAAGACAAGCAAGTGGATATAAAGCAATTAAAGGGTACAGGGCCATATGGCCGTATAATTAAGGCTGATGTGTTGGAATCTTTAGGTAATAGTGGATTAGGTAATGGTAAAAGTTGTGAAAGATTTGAAGAAGATAGGGTGATTGAAGTAAGCAGCATGCGCCAAGTTATAGCGCAGTGTCTTGTTGAGTCTAAGCAGAATGTTCCACACTTTTACTTAACTGTGGACTGCATGGTGGATAAATTAATATCGTGTAAAAATGATATCAACTCTGCAAGTGAGGGCAGTAAAGTTACAATTAATGACCTGGTTATCAAAGCTGTAGCTCTTAGCATGGCAAAATTTCCTGAAGTAAATTCTTCTTGGATAGATGATAAAATACTGCAGTACTCTAATATAGATATCTCAATTGCTGTTGCTCTTGATGATGGATTGATTACTCCTATAGTAAAAAGTGCTGATAAAAAGGGCATTTTGTCAATATCAAGAGAAGTGAAGGATTTAGTGAGTAGAGCAAAATCTGGAAAATTAAAACCTGAAGAGTTTCAAGGTGGAGGATTCACTATATCAAACTTAGGCATGTTTGGTATTAAGACCTTTAGCGCTATAATTAATCCACCACAGTCGTGCATTATAGCTGTTGGTGCATCTCAAAAGCAACCAGTTGTTATTGATGGGGAAATAGGGGTAGCAGAAATAATGACAGTAACACTTTCTGTTGATCACAGAACAATTGATGGGGCACTAGGAGCGAAATTCTTAAATGCTTTTAAGAGCTATATAGAAAACCCTGTATCGATGCTCATTGAAGGGTCTGTAGGCTTATTATAA